From a single Mycolicibacterium moriokaense genomic region:
- the clpS gene encoding ATP-dependent Clp protease adapter ClpS has translation MVTPAKTRPGTREEPDVATVDATDTPWVTLVWDDPVNLMTYVTYVFQKLFGYSEPHATKLMLQVHNEGKAVVSSGSRESMEVDVSKLHAAGLWATMQQDR, from the coding sequence ATGGTTACGCCTGCGAAGACCCGACCGGGAACTCGCGAGGAACCGGACGTCGCAACCGTCGATGCGACCGATACCCCCTGGGTGACCTTGGTCTGGGACGACCCGGTCAACCTGATGACCTACGTGACGTACGTCTTCCAGAAGCTCTTCGGCTACAGCGAGCCGCACGCCACCAAACTGATGCTGCAGGTGCACAACGAGGGCAAGGCGGTGGTGTCGTCGGGCAGCCGGGAATCGATGGAGGTCGACGTCTCCAAGCTCCACGCCGCAGGCCTGTGGGCGACCATGCAGCAGGACCGCTGA
- a CDS encoding ATP-dependent DNA helicase: MLAKAVTALGGAERPGQIQMAEAVAHAFDTGEHLAVQAGTGTGKSLAYLVPAIARAVDTDEPVVISTATIALQRQLVDRDLPRLAESLTDALPRSPKFALLKGRGNYLCLNKIHNGSATEPDEQSQEELFEPVATSALGRDVQRLIAWSSDTETGDRDELTPGVPDRSWSQVSVSARECIGMARCPFGTDCFAEKARDKAGQADVVVTNHALLAIDAVSDAAVLPEHHLLVVDEAHELVDRVTGVATAELSATSMGVAHRRSARLVDQELAQRLEAATAILSSVIHDATPGRIDTLDDEMATYLTALRDAAHRVRSAIDTSPSDPKAAAARAEAVTALTDVGDTASRILDSFVPAITDRSDVVWLDHEDNRGNVRAVLRVAPLSVSGLLRTRLFENATAVLTSATLTVGGTFDAMASAWGLAGEGDKVRWRGIDVGSPFEHAKSGILYVAAHLPPPGRDGTGSAEQLDEIAALIAAAGGRTLGLFSSMRAAKAAAEIMRERVDTPILCQGEDTTSALVKQFADDAETSLFGTLSLWQGVDVPGPSLSLVLIDRIPFPRPDDPLLTARQRAVAARGGNGFMAVAASHAALLLAQGAGRLLRRIDDRGVVAVLDSRMATARYSGFLRASLPPFWATTDPVRVRQALERLRGG, translated from the coding sequence CTGCTGGCCAAGGCGGTCACGGCACTGGGCGGTGCAGAACGCCCCGGCCAGATCCAGATGGCCGAGGCGGTGGCGCATGCATTCGACACCGGCGAACACCTGGCCGTCCAGGCGGGCACCGGGACCGGTAAGTCGCTGGCCTACCTCGTGCCCGCCATCGCGCGGGCCGTCGACACCGACGAACCCGTCGTCATATCAACGGCGACCATCGCGCTGCAGCGCCAGCTCGTGGACCGCGATCTCCCCCGCCTCGCGGAATCGCTGACCGACGCACTGCCGCGCAGCCCCAAATTCGCGCTACTGAAAGGCAGGGGAAACTACCTGTGCCTCAACAAGATTCACAACGGATCGGCGACAGAGCCCGACGAGCAGTCGCAGGAGGAGCTCTTCGAGCCGGTCGCGACGTCAGCTCTGGGACGCGACGTGCAGCGGCTCATCGCGTGGTCGTCGGACACCGAGACCGGTGACCGCGACGAGCTGACACCGGGAGTGCCCGACCGGTCGTGGTCGCAGGTCAGCGTCTCCGCCCGGGAGTGCATCGGGATGGCACGCTGCCCGTTCGGCACCGACTGCTTCGCGGAGAAGGCGCGCGACAAGGCCGGCCAGGCCGATGTCGTCGTCACCAACCACGCACTGCTGGCGATCGACGCCGTGTCGGACGCCGCCGTGCTCCCCGAGCACCACCTGCTGGTGGTCGACGAAGCCCACGAACTCGTGGACCGGGTGACGGGTGTGGCCACCGCCGAACTGTCGGCGACGTCGATGGGTGTCGCCCATCGACGCTCCGCGCGCCTGGTCGACCAGGAACTCGCGCAGCGTCTCGAGGCGGCCACCGCGATCCTGTCGTCGGTCATCCACGATGCGACACCCGGGCGCATCGACACGCTCGACGACGAGATGGCAACCTATCTGACCGCCTTGCGGGACGCGGCTCACCGGGTGCGGTCGGCGATCGACACCAGCCCCAGCGATCCGAAGGCGGCTGCCGCGCGCGCCGAGGCCGTGACCGCGCTGACCGACGTCGGCGACACCGCGTCACGCATCCTGGACTCCTTCGTCCCCGCCATCACCGACCGGTCCGACGTGGTGTGGCTGGACCACGAGGACAACAGGGGCAACGTCCGGGCGGTGTTGCGGGTGGCACCGCTGTCGGTGTCAGGTCTGTTGCGCACCAGGCTCTTCGAGAATGCGACCGCGGTACTCACCTCGGCCACGCTGACCGTCGGCGGCACGTTCGACGCCATGGCCTCGGCGTGGGGGCTGGCCGGTGAAGGTGACAAGGTGCGCTGGCGCGGTATCGACGTCGGCTCCCCGTTCGAGCATGCGAAGTCGGGCATCCTCTACGTGGCGGCCCACCTCCCACCGCCCGGTCGTGACGGCACCGGCTCGGCCGAGCAACTCGATGAGATCGCTGCGCTCATCGCCGCCGCAGGCGGTCGCACGCTCGGCCTGTTCTCCTCGATGCGCGCGGCGAAGGCCGCCGCCGAGATCATGCGTGAGCGCGTCGACACCCCGATCCTGTGTCAGGGGGAGGACACCACGTCGGCATTGGTGAAGCAGTTCGCCGACGATGCCGAGACGTCGCTGTTCGGGACGCTGTCGCTGTGGCAGGGCGTCGACGTTCCCGGCCCGTCCCTGTCGCTGGTGCTCATCGATCGCATCCCGTTCCCGCGGCCCGACGACCCGCTGCTGACGGCGCGCCAGCGTGCGGTGGCCGCCCGCGGTGGCAACGGTTTCATGGCCGTCGCCGCAAGCCACGCCGCGCTGCTGTTGGCCCAGGGCGCCGGCCGCCTGCTGCGCCGCATCGACGACCGCGGTGTCGTCGCCGTACTGGACTCACGGATGGCAACCGCCCGCTACAGCGGGTTTCTGCGGGCCTCGCTGCCGCCGTTCTGGGCGACCACCGACCCGGTCCGGGTCCGACAGGCGCTCGAACGTTTACGCGGGGGCTGA
- a CDS encoding alpha/beta fold hydrolase, with translation MTLPRFAVHIARCAAAIGLALAWTGFGTSTAVGQPDLFVPGTADSSGLVDIGGGRMIYLECRGMGSPTVLLVSGAGVAADNWSYTGDPNDTENGAKRTEHAVYPSVATFTRVCAYDRPGTEQMDDAPSRSTPAPQPTTTQTDAADLHALVSAAQLSGPYILVGHSWGGLIAQTYARTFPSEVSGLVLVDPSSQFLPTVLPTDVWANWIESLVEHGREHPGVESTNYPASIGQLAATPAIPAIPVSVLSADKPFDYLGIGNADTFWPQWLEAAAKLSAYLGATHITATNSDHFIENESPALVIGQICAVARAPRACPAI, from the coding sequence ATGACACTCCCGAGGTTCGCGGTGCATATCGCGAGGTGCGCCGCAGCGATCGGTCTAGCACTCGCTTGGACGGGATTCGGAACTTCCACCGCTGTCGGACAACCCGATCTCTTCGTGCCCGGCACGGCCGATAGTTCCGGGCTGGTCGACATCGGCGGCGGTCGCATGATCTACCTCGAATGCCGCGGGATGGGTTCCCCCACCGTGCTACTCGTCTCCGGCGCGGGGGTGGCCGCAGACAACTGGAGCTACACCGGCGATCCGAACGACACCGAGAACGGCGCGAAACGCACCGAACACGCGGTTTACCCGTCGGTTGCGACCTTCACCAGGGTGTGCGCCTACGACCGGCCCGGCACTGAACAGATGGACGACGCGCCCAGTAGGTCGACACCCGCGCCCCAACCGACGACGACCCAGACCGACGCCGCCGACCTGCACGCGCTGGTGTCGGCGGCGCAGCTTTCCGGCCCCTACATTCTGGTCGGCCACTCCTGGGGAGGTTTGATTGCCCAGACCTACGCACGAACCTTCCCGTCCGAAGTCTCCGGCCTCGTGCTCGTCGACCCCAGTTCGCAGTTCTTGCCAACGGTGTTACCGACCGACGTATGGGCGAATTGGATCGAAAGCCTCGTCGAGCACGGCCGCGAGCATCCCGGTGTCGAGTCGACGAACTATCCCGCGAGCATCGGTCAACTCGCGGCGACACCGGCCATACCTGCGATCCCTGTCTCGGTGCTCAGTGCGGATAAACCCTTCGACTATCTCGGCATCGGCAATGCCGACACGTTCTGGCCCCAGTGGCTCGAGGCCGCCGCCAAGCTCTCCGCCTATCTGGGGGCAACCCACATCACCGCGACGAACAGCGATCATTTCATCGAGAACGAGAGTCCGGCTTTGGTGATCGGCCAGATCTGTGCGGTGGCGAGGGCGCCACGCGCGTGCCCCGCCATTTGA
- the aosR gene encoding oxidative stress transcriptional regulator AosR, whose protein sequence is MRKWKRVDTADGPRFRSALAAHEVSLLQNLATSLVGMLDDRESSSPADELKEITGMRTGHSSPPQDETMKRLLPDFFRPQNDHPAGSGTAESLNSALRSLHEPEIIDAKREAVQRLLDTVPPNGGKFELTEDDAHAWAAAVNDMRLALGTMLGITADGPHELPPDHPMAGHLDVYQWLTVLQEYLVLGMMGKS, encoded by the coding sequence GTGCGCAAATGGAAACGGGTCGATACCGCCGACGGCCCGCGCTTCCGCTCGGCGTTGGCCGCGCACGAGGTGTCGCTGCTGCAGAACCTCGCGACATCACTCGTCGGAATGCTCGACGACCGCGAATCGTCTTCTCCCGCTGACGAATTGAAAGAGATAACCGGTATGCGCACCGGTCACTCGTCGCCTCCGCAGGACGAGACGATGAAGCGGTTGCTGCCGGACTTCTTCCGCCCGCAGAATGACCACCCCGCCGGTTCGGGCACCGCGGAAAGCCTCAACAGCGCGCTTCGAAGCCTGCACGAGCCGGAGATCATCGACGCCAAACGCGAAGCGGTGCAACGGCTGTTGGACACCGTGCCGCCCAACGGTGGCAAGTTCGAGCTCACCGAGGACGACGCCCACGCCTGGGCGGCGGCGGTCAACGACATGCGGCTTGCGCTGGGCACCATGCTCGGAATAACCGCCGACGGCCCGCACGAGTTGCCGCCCGACCATCCGATGGCGGGTCATCTGGACGTGTATCAGTGGCTGACCGTGCTGCAGGAGTATCTGGTGCTCGGAATGATGGGGAAGTCATAA
- a CDS encoding virginiamycin B lyase family protein produces MTNALKVAIEGGPYAIAAGPDGALWVTLVHHGAIARVTTGGHVETFPVAAQSRPSIITAGPDGALWFTRNGDDRIGRITIAGELTDVELGEESAPYGITVGADGALWFTAMTTGEVCRLSVDGELTERYTVGGAPSMIVSGPDNALWFTLNQRSAIGRLSLSGDLTVRELPTAAAGPVGITATHDDAIWFTEILAERLGRIPMDDAIQEVDLPGKPHAVVADPDDGVWVSLWGSSQLARVSGDGEIVTIDLPPGSEPHGLAIDSEGALWVALEAGFVLRMPS; encoded by the coding sequence ATGACTAACGCCCTCAAAGTCGCGATCGAAGGCGGACCGTACGCGATCGCGGCCGGTCCGGACGGCGCTCTGTGGGTGACGTTGGTGCACCACGGTGCGATCGCGCGGGTGACGACGGGCGGCCACGTCGAGACCTTTCCCGTCGCCGCTCAGAGCAGGCCGTCGATCATCACCGCAGGCCCAGACGGTGCCCTGTGGTTCACGCGGAACGGCGACGACCGCATCGGGCGGATCACCATCGCGGGGGAGCTGACGGACGTCGAGTTGGGAGAGGAAAGCGCGCCGTACGGGATCACCGTCGGAGCGGACGGCGCCCTCTGGTTCACGGCGATGACGACAGGTGAGGTCTGCCGACTGTCCGTCGACGGCGAGCTGACGGAACGCTATACGGTCGGGGGCGCGCCGTCGATGATCGTCAGCGGGCCCGACAACGCGCTGTGGTTCACCCTCAACCAACGCAGCGCGATCGGCCGCCTGTCGTTGTCCGGGGATCTCACCGTGCGCGAATTGCCAACTGCCGCAGCCGGTCCGGTGGGCATCACGGCCACCCACGACGACGCGATCTGGTTCACCGAGATCCTTGCCGAGCGGCTCGGCCGGATCCCCATGGATGACGCCATCCAGGAGGTGGATCTGCCCGGCAAGCCGCACGCCGTCGTCGCCGATCCGGACGACGGTGTCTGGGTGAGCCTGTGGGGTTCGAGTCAGTTGGCCCGCGTGAGCGGCGACGGCGAGATCGTCACCATCGACCTTCCCCCGGGCAGTGAGCCGCACGGTCTGGCGATCGACTCCGAAGGCGCGTTGTGGGTCGCGTTGGAGGCCGGCTTCGTGCTCCGCATGCCCTCCTGA
- a CDS encoding MspA family porin encodes MTVGDALRCGITVFAVGGLLAGPSIGAASAQPAPEPTPAIAPVASTAPGPEGVAPPPVDEGRVESTPPAVTETPDGWELTLSAKDETQAPIPPLTTALSSREYVVGGTYSGTLRGPDDGEEPGGTLEVGYEIGCGIDMSTSNGVSLTGTMGLSPSIGLLGIDVVSPGIDGVLPSLGGNLGGGITVGLKPGLVNVVPVTKKEYTGTDPWVMVSKFRVKIDGCVGESFIRSYAFLTRSTAQSEAVLAWYGVTKKI; translated from the coding sequence GTGACGGTTGGCGATGCGCTGCGATGCGGCATCACGGTTTTTGCCGTCGGTGGATTGCTCGCGGGCCCATCAATCGGAGCCGCGTCCGCCCAGCCGGCGCCAGAGCCCACCCCGGCCATCGCGCCCGTGGCCTCAACCGCGCCGGGGCCCGAGGGGGTGGCACCGCCGCCGGTCGATGAAGGACGTGTCGAATCGACGCCGCCCGCCGTCACAGAGACGCCCGACGGTTGGGAGCTCACGCTCTCGGCAAAGGATGAGACGCAGGCGCCCATACCGCCGCTCACGACGGCGCTGTCGTCACGCGAGTACGTCGTGGGCGGAACCTACAGCGGCACGCTGAGGGGACCCGACGACGGTGAGGAGCCGGGCGGCACCCTCGAGGTCGGCTACGAGATCGGCTGTGGCATCGACATGAGCACGTCCAACGGTGTCTCGCTGACGGGAACGATGGGTCTCAGCCCGTCCATCGGGTTGCTCGGCATCGACGTCGTCTCGCCGGGCATCGACGGTGTCCTGCCCTCCCTCGGCGGAAACCTTGGCGGCGGCATCACGGTCGGCCTCAAACCCGGCCTGGTCAACGTGGTCCCGGTGACGAAGAAGGAGTACACCGGCACGGACCCGTGGGTGATGGTCAGCAAGTTCCGCGTCAAGATCGACGGGTGCGTCGGCGAGTCGTTCATCCGCTCGTACGCATTCCTGACGAGGTCGACTGCGCAGTCCGAGGCCGTGCTCGCCTGGTATGGCGTGACCAAGAAGATCTAG
- a CDS encoding glycosyltransferase family 1 protein, with amino-acid sequence MKALRRFTVRAHLPDRLVALERLSINLRWSWDKPTQDLFATIDPELWSQVGCDPVALLGLVSPKRLDELAVDESFLGRLDELAAELDDYLTRPLWYQQQLEQGAELPNGIAYFSMEFGVAEVLPNYSGGLGILAGDHLKSASDLGLPLIAVGLLYRSGYFRQSLTADGWQHESYPSLDPQGLPLRLLTDSDDKPVLVSVAMPEDNELRARVWIAQVGRIPLLLLDSDIPENDHDLRGVTDRLYGGDQEHRIKQEILAGIGGVRAIRAFIEIDGLAAPEVFHMNEGHAGFLGVERIRELIDAGLDFDTALTVVRSSTVFTTHTPVPAGIDRFPVDMVKRYFGGGPGDPSGADSRLLPGVPLDRIIWFGAEDDPSKFNMAHMGLRLAQRANGVSLLHGKVSRGMFNELWPGFDPGEVPIGSITNGVHAPTWAAPEWVQLGRELIGSADLGDLREPEVWQRLHEVDPGHMWWIRSQLREKLVLDVRARLRRSWLERGATEAELGWIATAFDPDVLTIGFARRVPTYKRLTLMLRDPERLERLLLDPERPIQLIVAGKSHPADDGGKALIQQVVKFADRPEVRHRIAFLPDYDMSMARQLYWGCDVWLNNPLRPLEACGTSGMKSALNGGLNLSIRDGWWDEWYDGENGWEIPTADGLADEGRRDDIEAAALYDLMEQSVAPKFYDRNEHGVPVRWVEMVRHTLIALGPKVLASRMVRDYTEKYYAPAAQSLRRTVESGADGQPFGAARELAAYRERATEAWPKIQITDVDSYGLPDTPLLGSELTLTATVHLAGLTAEEVSVQAVLGRVDASDALVDPVTVPMEHTGTADGGNEIFTTTTPLPVAGPVGYTVRVLPHHPLLAGDNELGLVTLA; translated from the coding sequence GTGAAAGCTCTTCGCAGGTTCACCGTCCGCGCCCACCTTCCCGATCGTTTGGTCGCGCTCGAGCGGCTGTCGATAAACCTGCGGTGGTCATGGGATAAGCCGACGCAGGACTTGTTCGCGACGATCGACCCGGAGCTATGGAGTCAGGTCGGCTGCGATCCGGTCGCGTTGCTGGGGCTGGTCAGCCCGAAGCGGCTGGACGAACTAGCGGTAGATGAGTCCTTTCTCGGTCGGCTCGACGAGCTGGCCGCCGAACTGGACGATTACCTGACCCGGCCGCTGTGGTACCAGCAGCAGCTCGAACAGGGCGCTGAGCTGCCCAACGGCATTGCCTACTTCTCGATGGAATTCGGCGTCGCCGAGGTGCTGCCGAACTATTCCGGCGGGCTGGGCATTCTCGCCGGCGACCATCTGAAGTCCGCCTCGGATCTCGGTCTGCCGCTGATCGCCGTCGGCCTGCTCTACCGCTCCGGATACTTCCGGCAGTCGCTGACCGCCGACGGGTGGCAGCACGAGAGCTATCCGTCGCTGGATCCGCAGGGCCTGCCGCTGCGGCTGCTTACCGACTCCGACGACAAGCCGGTGCTGGTCAGCGTCGCGATGCCCGAGGACAACGAGCTGCGCGCGCGGGTCTGGATCGCTCAGGTCGGCCGAATCCCGTTGCTGCTGCTGGATTCCGACATCCCGGAGAACGATCACGACCTCCGTGGCGTGACCGACCGGCTGTACGGCGGCGATCAGGAACACCGGATCAAGCAGGAGATCCTCGCCGGTATCGGCGGTGTGCGCGCGATCCGCGCGTTCATCGAGATCGACGGTCTGGCGGCGCCCGAGGTGTTCCACATGAACGAGGGGCACGCCGGCTTCCTCGGTGTCGAGCGCATCCGCGAGCTGATCGACGCCGGGCTGGACTTCGACACGGCGCTGACCGTCGTGCGTTCGTCGACGGTCTTCACCACCCACACCCCTGTTCCCGCTGGTATCGACCGGTTTCCCGTGGACATGGTCAAGCGGTATTTCGGCGGCGGGCCCGGTGATCCGTCGGGCGCCGATTCGCGGCTGCTGCCCGGCGTCCCGCTGGACCGCATCATCTGGTTCGGCGCCGAGGACGACCCGTCGAAGTTCAACATGGCGCATATGGGCCTGCGGCTCGCCCAGCGGGCGAACGGCGTCTCGCTGCTGCACGGCAAGGTCAGCCGCGGCATGTTCAACGAGCTGTGGCCGGGCTTCGACCCGGGCGAGGTGCCGATCGGCTCGATCACCAACGGCGTACACGCGCCCACGTGGGCGGCCCCCGAGTGGGTGCAGCTGGGCCGCGAACTGATCGGCAGTGCCGACCTCGGCGACCTGCGCGAGCCCGAGGTGTGGCAGCGGCTGCACGAGGTAGATCCGGGGCACATGTGGTGGATCCGCTCGCAGTTACGCGAGAAGTTGGTCCTTGACGTCCGGGCGCGGCTGCGGCGGTCCTGGCTCGAGCGTGGCGCAACGGAGGCCGAATTAGGCTGGATCGCAACGGCATTCGATCCCGATGTGCTGACCATCGGCTTCGCGCGACGTGTCCCGACCTACAAGCGGCTGACCCTGATGCTGCGTGATCCGGAACGGTTGGAGAGGCTGCTGCTCGACCCGGAGCGGCCGATCCAGCTGATCGTGGCCGGCAAGTCGCATCCCGCCGACGACGGCGGAAAGGCGTTGATCCAGCAGGTGGTCAAGTTCGCCGACCGTCCCGAGGTCCGCCACCGCATCGCGTTCCTGCCCGACTATGACATGTCGATGGCGCGCCAGTTGTACTGGGGCTGCGACGTCTGGTTGAACAACCCGCTGCGGCCGCTGGAGGCGTGCGGCACGTCGGGCATGAAGAGTGCGCTCAACGGCGGGCTGAACCTGTCGATCCGCGACGGTTGGTGGGACGAGTGGTACGACGGCGAGAACGGCTGGGAGATACCGACCGCCGACGGCCTCGCGGACGAGGGGCGGCGTGACGACATCGAGGCTGCAGCCCTCTACGACCTGATGGAACAGTCGGTGGCGCCGAAGTTCTACGACCGCAACGAGCACGGCGTTCCGGTGCGGTGGGTGGAGATGGTGCGGCACACGCTGATCGCGCTCGGGCCGAAGGTGCTGGCGTCGCGAATGGTCCGCGACTACACCGAGAAGTACTACGCACCCGCCGCGCAATCGCTACGCAGGACCGTCGAATCCGGCGCCGACGGGCAGCCGTTCGGTGCTGCCCGCGAGTTGGCGGCCTACCGTGAGCGCGCTACCGAGGCGTGGCCCAAGATCCAGATCACCGACGTCGACAGCTACGGCCTTCCGGACACCCCGCTGCTCGGCTCCGAGTTGACGCTGACCGCGACGGTTCATCTGGCAGGTCTGACGGCCGAGGAGGTGTCGGTCCAGGCGGTGCTGGGTCGCGTCGACGCCAGCGACGCGCTGGTCGATCCGGTGACGGTGCCCATGGAGCACACCGGCACCGCCGACGGCGGCAACGAGATCTTCACGACCACCACACCGCTGCCGGTCGCGGGGCCGGTGGGCTACACGGTGCGGGTGCTGCCGCATCATCCGCTGTTGGCCGGCGACAACGAACTCGGACTCGTCACGCTCGCGTGA
- a CDS encoding nicotinate phosphoribosyltransferase, whose product MSPALLTDKYELTMLAAALRDGCAHRQTTFELFARRLPDGRRYGVVAGTARFLEALSQFRFDDDALSSLSDFCDPDTLAYLADYRFRGDVDGYAEGELYFPGSPVLSVHGTFAECVVLETLALSIFNHDTAIASAAARMVVAAQGRGLIEMGSRRTHEQAAVAAARAAYIAGFTGSSNLEAQRTYGVPALGTSAHAFTLLHTTHGGPDEKAAFKAQVDALGIGTTLLVDTYDITAGVALAVEVAGPELGAVRIDSGDLGVVARQVRDQLDGLGARNTRIVVSGDLDEFSIAALRAEPVDTYGVGTSVVTGSGAPTASMVYKLVEVDGMPVEKRSLNKASHGGRKQAVRLAKRTGTIVEEVVHPVDAKPSAPPDLVERPVTVPLVQQGELVDGSLSLEAARERVREGLHSLPWDGLKLSRGEPAIPTRMIAPASP is encoded by the coding sequence ATGTCCCCGGCGCTACTCACCGACAAATACGAGTTGACGATGCTCGCCGCCGCCCTGCGCGACGGCTGCGCGCACCGACAGACGACGTTCGAGTTGTTCGCCCGTCGGCTTCCCGACGGTCGCCGATACGGCGTGGTGGCCGGAACCGCTCGATTCTTGGAAGCGTTGAGCCAGTTCAGGTTCGACGACGACGCACTCTCGTCGCTGTCGGACTTCTGCGATCCCGACACGCTGGCGTATCTCGCCGACTACCGGTTCCGCGGCGACGTGGACGGGTACGCCGAAGGTGAGCTCTACTTCCCCGGGTCCCCGGTACTGTCCGTGCACGGCACGTTCGCGGAGTGCGTCGTCCTCGAGACGCTGGCGCTGTCGATCTTCAACCACGACACCGCGATCGCCTCTGCGGCGGCGCGGATGGTCGTCGCCGCACAAGGCCGAGGGCTGATCGAAATGGGGTCGCGTCGCACGCACGAGCAGGCCGCTGTCGCCGCAGCACGAGCCGCCTACATCGCGGGTTTCACGGGCTCGTCGAACCTCGAGGCGCAACGCACCTACGGCGTGCCCGCACTCGGCACGAGCGCGCATGCGTTCACGCTGCTGCACACCACGCACGGCGGACCCGACGAGAAGGCCGCGTTCAAGGCGCAGGTCGACGCGCTCGGCATCGGTACAACGCTGCTCGTCGACACCTACGACATCACCGCGGGCGTGGCCCTCGCCGTGGAAGTGGCCGGCCCGGAACTCGGTGCGGTCCGCATCGACTCCGGAGATCTGGGCGTGGTCGCGCGCCAGGTGCGCGACCAGCTCGACGGCCTCGGCGCCCGCAATACCCGGATCGTGGTGTCCGGCGACCTCGACGAGTTCTCGATCGCCGCGCTGCGCGCCGAACCGGTGGACACCTACGGCGTGGGCACCTCGGTCGTCACGGGCTCGGGCGCACCGACGGCGTCCATGGTCTACAAGCTGGTCGAGGTCGACGGCATGCCCGTGGAGAAACGCAGCCTCAACAAGGCGTCCCACGGCGGCCGTAAGCAGGCGGTGCGTCTGGCCAAGCGAACGGGCACCATCGTCGAGGAGGTCGTCCATCCCGTCGACGCCAAACCGTCGGCGCCGCCGGACCTGGTCGAGCGCCCGGTGACCGTGCCGCTGGTTCAGCAGGGTGAGCTCGTCGACGGCAGCCTCAGCCTCGAGGCCGCGCGCGAGCGTGTCAGGGAGGGGTTGCACAGCCTGCCGTGGGACGGTCTCAAACTGTCCCGGGGCGAACCGGCGATACCCACCCGCATGATCGCCCCCGCGAGTCCCTAG
- a CDS encoding neutral zinc metallopeptidase yields MPRRHLVGAVIAVSAALVLSSCSTTLQGRAVSVFDDPFRVAGMPATDGPTGMRPDPAAPTRDVFGTDDGDMDELGRQAISDIEEFWEATYGEHFDGTFTPVEELISWDANGFEDVEFCGDFTYGIVNAGYCLDDHTIGWDRGELLPALQAAHGDMGVTMVLAHEYGHAIQYQSGMSDEDTETLVSEQQADCLAGAYMRWVAEDNSPRFTLSTGEGLNSVLAAVIGFRDPLLNEDDPEVGVDEHGSAFERVSAFQFGFTDGVQACASIDMREIGQRRGNLPVLLPEDHTGELAITEKSVEDIIAAMDTLFRPKNPPQLTFDAVDCPDARPSPPVSYCPATNTISVDLPELEALGAQADSEEEVSLATGDNTAYSVLVSRFMQAIQHEQGGVALDNAEAALRTACLTGVATAKLSKEATTPDGNTIQLTAGDVDEAVSGILTNGLVASDVNGESVPSGFSRIDAFRVGVLGDQERCFKRFE; encoded by the coding sequence ATGCCCCGACGACACCTGGTCGGCGCGGTGATCGCGGTATCCGCCGCGCTCGTCCTCTCGTCGTGCAGCACGACGCTGCAGGGTCGTGCCGTCTCGGTGTTCGACGACCCCTTCCGGGTCGCGGGGATGCCCGCCACCGACGGGCCGACCGGTATGCGACCCGATCCGGCGGCGCCGACGCGGGATGTGTTCGGCACCGACGACGGCGATATGGACGAACTCGGCCGCCAGGCGATCAGCGACATCGAAGAGTTCTGGGAAGCCACCTACGGTGAGCACTTCGACGGGACATTCACTCCGGTGGAGGAACTGATCTCCTGGGACGCCAACGGTTTCGAAGACGTCGAGTTCTGCGGCGACTTCACCTACGGCATCGTGAACGCGGGCTACTGCCTGGACGACCACACCATCGGGTGGGACCGCGGTGAACTGCTGCCTGCGCTGCAGGCGGCACACGGCGATATGGGTGTGACGATGGTGCTCGCGCACGAGTACGGGCACGCGATCCAGTACCAGTCCGGCATGTCCGACGAAGACACCGAGACGCTGGTGTCCGAGCAGCAGGCCGACTGCCTGGCCGGCGCCTATATGCGCTGGGTCGCCGAAGACAACTCACCGCGGTTCACGCTCTCGACGGGAGAGGGCTTGAACAGCGTGCTGGCGGCCGTCATCGGATTCCGCGATCCGCTGCTCAACGAGGACGACCCCGAAGTCGGTGTGGACGAACACGGTTCGGCGTTCGAACGGGTGTCGGCGTTCCAGTTCGGGTTCACCGACGGCGTGCAGGCCTGCGCGTCGATCGACATGCGGGAGATCGGCCAGCGCCGCGGCAACCTGCCCGTGTTGCTGCCCGAAGACCACACGGGCGAACTGGCCATCACCGAGAAGTCCGTTGAAGACATCATCGCGGCGATGGACACCTTGTTCCGCCCGAAGAATCCACCGCAACTGACGTTCGACGCCGTCGACTGCCCCGACGCACGACCCAGTCCACCGGTGTCCTACTGTCCGGCGACCAACACGATCTCCGTGGACCTACCCGAACTCGAAGCGCTGGGCGCCCAGGCCGATTCCGAGGAAGAGGTCAGCCTGGCGACCGGGGACAACACCGCCTACTCCGTCCTGGTTTCGCGATTCATGCAAGCCATTCAGCACGAGCAGGGCGGCGTCGCCCTCGACAACGCCGAGGCCGCGCTGCGCACCGCATGTCTGACCGGAGTGGCCACCGCGAAACTGTCGAAGGAGGCCACCACTCCCGACGGCAACACCATCCAGCTGACCGCGGGCGACGTCGACGAGGCGGTGTCCGGGATCCTTACCAATGGGCTGGTCGCCAGCGATGTCAACGGCGAGTCGGTGCCGTCGGGCTTCTCCCGGATCGATGCGTTCCGCGTCGGTGTGCTGGGCGATCAGGAGCGCTGCTTCAAACGGTTCGAGTAG